The following are from one region of the Staphylococcus argenteus genome:
- a CDS encoding YuzB family protein: MNPIVEFCISNMAKGGDYVFNQLENDPDVDVLEYGCLTHCGICSAGLYALVNGDIVEGDSPEELLQNIYAHIKETWIF; the protein is encoded by the coding sequence ATGAATCCGATTGTAGAATTTTGTATCTCTAACATGGCTAAAGGTGGAGATTATGTTTTTAATCAACTTGAAAACGACCCAGATGTTGACGTGTTAGAATATGGATGTCTAACACATTGTGGTATATGTTCAGCCGGGTTGTACGCTTTAGTGAATGGTGATATTGTTGAAGGTGATTCGCCTGAGGAATTACTACAAAACATTTATGCGCATATAAAAGAAACATGGATTTTTTAA
- a CDS encoding HesB/IscA family protein yields MPTVILTEAAAYEVKDMLKANDMPNGYLKIKVNGGGCTGLTYGMGAEEAPGENDEVLEYFGLKVLVDKKDAPVLNGTTIDFKQSLMGGGFQIDNPNAIASCGCGSSFRTAKVAGNPENC; encoded by the coding sequence ATGCCAACAGTTATATTAACAGAAGCTGCTGCTTATGAAGTAAAAGATATGTTAAAAGCAAATGATATGCCGAACGGATATTTGAAGATTAAAGTTAATGGTGGTGGTTGTACTGGGTTAACATACGGTATGGGTGCAGAAGAAGCACCAGGTGAAAATGATGAAGTTTTAGAGTACTTTGGCTTAAAAGTACTTGTAGATAAAAAGGACGCACCTGTACTAAATGGTACGACAATTGATTTTAAACAATCATTAATGGGTGGTGGCTTCCAAATCGATAATCCTAATGCAATTGCTTCTTGTGGATGTGGAAGTTCATTTAGAACAGCAAAAGTAGCTGGTAACCCTGAAAATTGCTAG
- a CDS encoding NAD(P)/FAD-dependent oxidoreductase: MAQDRKKVLVLGAGYAGLQTVTKLQKAISSEEAEITLINKNEYHYEATWLHEASAGTLNYEDVLYPVESVLKKDKVNFVQAEVTKIDRDAKKVETNQGIYDFDILVVALGFISETFGIEGMKEHAFQIENVITARELSRHIEDKFANYAASKEKDDNDLSILVGGAGFTGVEFLGELTDRIPELCSKYGVDQNKVKITCVEAAPKMLPMFSEELVNHAVSYLEDRGVEFKIATPIVACNEKGFVVEVDGEKQQLHAGTSVWAAGVRGSKLMEESFEGVKRGRIVTNQDLTIKGYDDIFVIGDCSAFIPAGEERPLPTTAQIAMQQGENVAKNIKRILNGESTEEFVYVDRGTVCSLGSHDGVGMVFGKPIAGKKAAFMKKVIDTRAVFKIGGIGLAFKKGKF; encoded by the coding sequence ATGGCTCAAGATCGTAAAAAGGTACTTGTACTTGGTGCTGGTTACGCAGGTTTACAAACTGTAACTAAATTGCAAAAAGCGATATCTTCAGAAGAAGCAGAAATTACGCTTATTAATAAAAATGAATATCACTATGAAGCGACATGGTTACATGAAGCATCAGCAGGTACACTAAACTATGAAGATGTATTATATCCTGTGGAAAGCGTCTTGAAGAAAGATAAAGTAAACTTTGTTCAAGCAGAAGTAACAAAAATTGACCGTGATGCTAAAAAAGTAGAAACAAATCAAGGTATTTATGACTTTGATATTTTAGTAGTAGCATTAGGTTTCATTAGCGAAACATTTGGTATTGAAGGTATGAAAGAACATGCTTTCCAAATCGAAAATGTTATCACTGCACGTGAATTATCACGTCATATCGAAGACAAATTTGCAAACTACGCAGCTTCAAAAGAAAAAGATGATAATGATTTATCTATCTTAGTAGGTGGAGCTGGATTCACTGGAGTAGAATTCTTAGGTGAATTAACAGATAGAATACCTGAATTATGTAGCAAATATGGTGTAGATCAAAACAAAGTTAAAATTACATGTGTTGAAGCAGCGCCTAAAATGTTACCTATGTTCTCAGAAGAATTAGTAAATCACGCTGTTAGCTATTTAGAAGACCGTGGTGTTGAATTCAAAATTGCTACACCAATCGTTGCTTGTAACGAAAAAGGTTTTGTAGTAGAAGTTGACGGTGAAAAACAACAATTACACGCAGGTACTTCAGTATGGGCAGCTGGTGTACGTGGAAGTAAATTAATGGAAGAATCATTTGAAGGTGTTAAACGTGGACGTATCGTTACAAACCAAGATTTAACAATCAAAGGTTACGATGATATCTTTGTTATTGGTGATTGTTCAGCGTTTATCCCTGCTGGTGAAGAACGTCCGTTACCAACTACAGCACAAATTGCTATGCAACAAGGTGAAAACGTTGCTAAAAATATTAAACGCATCTTAAATGGTGAATCAACTGAAGAGTTTGTTTATGTTGATCGTGGAACTGTATGTTCTTTAGGTTCACATGATGGTGTTGGTATGGTATTTGGTAAACCAATCGCTGGTAAAAAAGCAGCATTCATGAAAAAAGTAATAGATACACGTGC